In Telopea speciosissima isolate NSW1024214 ecotype Mountain lineage unplaced genomic scaffold, Tspe_v1 Tspe_v1.0506, whole genome shotgun sequence, the following are encoded in one genomic region:
- the LOC122648142 gene encoding eukaryotic translation initiation factor 3 subunit L-like, protein MAASYDYDDAAGYDDNGGGHRQEQQGQDQGYDPNFVPDSVKTFVVHLYRHIREKNVYEIHQMYEGSFQKLSDRMFKESPWPSVDAVAPYVDNDHVFCLLYREMWFRHLYARLSPTLRQRIDSWDNYCSLFQVVLHGVVNMQLPNQWLWDMVDEFVYQFQSFCQYRAKMKNKTEQEIALLRQYDQAWNVYGVLNYLQALVEKSMIIQILEQEKEGLEQFTATDGYDYNGGSNVLKVLGYFSMVGLLRVHCLLGDYHTGLKCLLPIDISQPGVYTSVIGSHITTIYHYGFANLMLRRYVEAIREFNKILLYIYKTKNFHQKSPQYEQILKKNEQMYALLAICLSLCPQVKLVEENVNSQLREKYGEKMIRMQRYDDEAYSLYDELFSYACPKFITPSAPIYEEPLVNYNQDAYRLQLKLFLYEVKQQQLLSGVRTFLKLYSTISIGKLATYMEVDESTLRTILMTYKHKTHAVDSDGKIISNADVDFYINDDMLHVVESKSSKRYGDYFIRQIVKLEEMINDMDRVKLE, encoded by the exons ATGGCGGCCTCTTACGACTATGACGACGCGGCCGGGTACGACGACAATGGCGGAGGTCACAGGCAGGAGCAGCAGGGGCAGGATCAAGGGTATGATCCTAACTTTGTTCCGGACTCGGTGAAGACCTTCGTGGTTCATCTTTACAGGCACATCAGGGAGAAGAATGTCTATGAGATTCATCAGATGTACGAGGGTTCGTTTCAGAAGCTTAGCGATCGGATGTTTAAGGAGAGTCCTTGGCCCTCAGTGGATGCGGTCGCGCCCTACGTCGATAACGACCACGTCTTCTGTTTGTTGTACAGGGAGATGTGGTTTCGACATCTCTACGCGAGGTTGTCACCTACGCTGAGGCAGAGAATAGATTCTTGGGATAATTACTGTAGTTTGTTCCAGGTTGTGTTGCATGGTGTGGTCAATATGCAGTTGCCGAATCAATGGTTGTGGGATATGGTCGATGAGTTTGTTTATCAGTTCCAGTCTTTTTGCCAGTACCGAGCCAAGATGAAGAACAAAACTGAGCAGGAGATTGCACTTCTTAGGCAGTACGATCAG GCTTGGAATGTGTATGGTGTGCTCAACTATTTGCAAGCACTCGTGGAGAAGTCCATGATCATCCAGATCTTGGAGCAGGAGAAAGAAGGGTTGGAACAGTTCACTGCTACTGATGGGTATGATTACAATGGCGGAAGCAATGTTTTGAAGGTGTTGGGTTATTTCAGTATGGTGGGTTTGCTGCGAGTTCATTGTCTTCTTGGTGATTATCACACTGGTCTCAAGTGTTTGCTACCCATTGACATCAGTCAACCTGGTGTTTACACCAGTGTTATTGGAAGCCACATAACTACCATATACCATTATGGGTTTGCCAACCTTATGTTGCGAAG GTATGTTGAGGCAATACGTGAATTCAATAAGATTCTTTTGTACATCTATAAGACCAAGAATTTTCATCAGAAATCCCCACAATATGAGCAGATATTGAAGAAGAATGAGCAGATGTATGCCTTATTGGCAATTTGTCTCTCTTTGTGTCCCCAAGTGAAACTTGTTGAGGAGAATGTAAACTCTCAATTAAGGGAGAAGTACGGTGAGAAAATGATAAGGATGCAGAGATATGATGATGAGGCATATTCCCTGTATGATGAGCTTTTCTCATACGCATGTCCCAAGTTCATAACCCCATCAGCTCCAATTTATGAAGAACCTCTAGTAAATTACAACCAG GATGCTTATAGGCTTCAGTTGAAGCTGTTCCTTTATGAAGTGAAGCAGCAGCAGTTATTGTCTGGTGTTCGTACCTTCTTGAAACTGTACTCAACAATTTCTATTGGGAAGCTTGCtacttatatggaagtggatgAGTCCACTCTCAG GACGATCTTGATGACTTACAAGCACAAGACGCATGCTGTTGACAGTGATGGAAAGATTATCTCCAATGCGGATGTGGATTTCTACATTAACGAT GACATGCTTCATGTTGTAGAATCCAAATCGTCAAAGCGTTATGGTGACTACTTCATACGCCAAATTGTAAAG CTTGAAGAGATGATCAATGATATGGACAGAGTAAAACTGGAGTGA
- the LOC122648144 gene encoding homeobox-leucine zipper protein GLABRA 2-like, which yields MVLDMSNNHPSSRTKDFFASPALSLTLAGVFRDAGTPAATRSPEVEEGDEESIGGGVRDEMLEISSENTGPGRSDEDGDADAVQDDDDADDDDKHKKKKRKKYHRHTAEQIREMEALFKESPHPDEKQRQQLSKQLGLAPRQVKFWFQNRRTQIKAIQERHENSLLKSEIDKLREENRAMRDTIKKASCPNCGFATSSRDTTITTTEEQQLRIENAKLKAEVEKLRSTIGKCPPGTVSPSSSCSAGNDQENRNSSDYYTGIFGLEKTRILEIVNQAMEEVTKMAIAGEPLWIRSVETGREILNYDEYVRVFAIDNPSNGRVRRSIEASRETGVVFVELPRLVQAFMDVNQWKEMFPGMISKGTTVDVICSGEGVNRNGAVQLMFVELQMLTPMVPTREVYFIRYCKQLSAERWAIVDVSIDKVEQNTDAPKCKKRPSGCIIEDKTNGHCKVIWVEHLECQKSTVHTLFRSIVNSGLAFGAKHWMATLQLQCERLVFFMATNVPTKDSLGVATLAGRKSILKLAQRMTWSFCRSLGASSFHTWTKISTKGGDDIRVASRKNLNDPAEPQGVILCAVSSVSLSVSPHILFDFLRDETRRNEWDIMSTGGPAQSIANLAKGQDRGNAVTLQATKSKENSMWILQDSCINAFESMVVFAPVDITGMQSVMTGCDSSNIAILPSGFSILPDGLETRPLVFTSKPEEKTMEGGSLLTIALQILAKSSPTAKLTMESVETVTTLISCTLQNIKTSLQCEEC from the exons ATGGTTTTGGACATGTCGAACAACCATCCTTCTTCTCGTACCAAAGATTTCTTCGCTTCTCCtgctctttctctcactctc GCCGGTGTATTCCGAGATGCCGGAACACCAGCGGCAACGAGGAGCCCCGAGGTGgaggaaggagatgaagaaAGCATTGGTGGTGGAGTCCGAGATGAGATGCTCGAGATTAGTAGTGAGAATACTGGTCCTGGAAGATCCGACGAAGATGGAGATGCAGATGCAGTACAAGACGATGATGATGCCGATGATGATGAtaaacacaagaagaagaagagaaagaagtaTCATAGGCATACGGCTGAGCAAATCAGAGAAATGGAAGC TTTATTTAAGGAATCACCTCATCCAGATGAGAAACAAAGGCAGCAGCTGAGCAAGCAATTAGGTCTTGCTCCTAGGCAAGTCAAATTCTGGTTTCAAAACCGTAGAACTCAAATCAAG GCTATCCAAGAGCGACACGAGAACTCTCTACTGAAATCTGAAATAGACAAACTCAGGGAAGAGAACCGAGCCATGAGAGACACAATTAAGAAGGCCTCTTGTCCAAATTGTGGTTTCGCTACTTCTAGTAGAGATACAACAATAACCACCACCGAAGAACAGCAATTACGCATCGAAAATGCAAAACTGAAAGCAGAG GTAGAGAAGTTACGATCAACCATTGGGAAATGTCCACCAGGGACTGTATCGCCTAGCTCATCATGTTCTGCAGGAAATGACCAAGAGAACAGGAATTCTTCAGACTACTATACAGgaatttttgggcttgagaaGACTAGAATTCTGGAAATTGTGAATCAAGCCATGGAAGAAGTCACCAAAATGGCCATAGCAGGTGAACCATTATGGATCAGGAGTGTTGAGACTGGCCGCGAAATACTTAATTACGATGAATATGTTCGAGTCTTCGCCATTGATAATCCAAGCAATGGAAGGGTCAGGCGATCAATTGAGGCTTCGAGAGAGACTGGTGTCGTCTTTGTGGAGCTTCCTCGGCTTGTCCAAGCTTTTATGGATGTG AATCAATGGAAGGAGATGTTTCCCGGCATGATCTCCAAGGGAACCACTGTTGATGTTATTTGCAGTGGTGAAGGTGTAAACAGAAATGGTGCTGTACAATTG ATGTTCGTGGAGCTGCAAATGCTGACGCCTATGGTGCCCACAAGAGAGGTATATTTCATCCGTTATTGTAAACAATTATCTGCTGAGCGTTGGGCTATAGTTGATGTATCCATTGACAAAGTTGAACAAAATACGGATGCACCCAAATGTAAAAAACGCCCATCTGGTTGCATCATTGAGGACAAAACTAATGGCCACTGCAAG GTGATCTGGGTAGAGCACCTAGAATGTCAAAAGAGTACAGTTCATACCCTGTTTCGTTCCATTGTTAATAGTGGTTTAGCATTTGGTGCAAAGCATTGGATGGCAACTCTGCAGCTCCAATGTGAAAGGCTTGTTTTCTTTATGGCTACTAATGTTCCCACAAAGGATTCACTTG GCGTAGCTACTCTAGCTGGGAGGAAAAGCATTTTGAAATTGGCACAGAGAATGACATGGAGCTTTTGTCGTTCATTGGGTGCATCTAGCTTTCACACATGGACTAAGATCTCAACCAAGGGAGGAGATGATATAAGAGTTGCTTCTAGGAAGAATTTGAATGACCCAGCAGAACCTCAAGGGGTGATCTTGTGTGCagtttcttctgtttctttgtCTGTCTCTCCTCATATCCTATTTGATTTCTTAAGAGATGAAACTAGACGAAATGAG TGGGATATCATGTCAACTGGAGGTCCAGCTCAATCAATAGCAAACTTAGCCAAAGGACAGGATCGCGGTAATGCAGTGACCCTTCAA GCAACGAAATCAAAAGAGAATAGTATGTGGATACTTCAAGATAGTTGCATAAATGCTTTTGAATCAATGGTTGTCTTTGCTCCAGTCGACATTACAGGGATGCAATCAGTGATGACCGGATGCGATTCGAGCAACATTGCTATATTACCTTCAGGTTTTTCAATTCTTCCAGATGGGCTTGAGACAAGGCCTTTAGTGTTCACTTCTAAGCCAGAGGAGAAGACAATGGAAGGGGGATCTTTGCTCACTATAGCACTTCAAATCTTGGCAAAAAGCTCTCCTACAGCCAAACTAACTATGGAGTCAGTAGAAACTGTTACTACTCTTATTTCATGTACATTGCAAAATATCAAAACAAGCTTGCAGTGTGAAGAATGTTAg